A genome region from Pseudanabaena sp. Chao 1811 includes the following:
- a CDS encoding NAD(P)-binding protein, whose product MTGKIVISGSGISGLLCALLLCLKGQGDKIIIIEKNNELGGLLRRFHYGEWGDFDYGMHNLLETGIDELDALLFSLLPEEEWQILDDNKRDLAGIYFNGKLQQHTPYIDLRSLSQEDYHACLADFLAHLDKQNLKNAAETHLTAYDYAIQRFGELSASKTILPSIEKVHKKKASELDFMATIFTPMTRLAFCDEILARELTLSPLLRDHIAWSDQRTLPKERTSGRRALYPINYGMYRIVEAIIYRIKDAGAKIFTRSEIIELKKSNGKVRSVTFSCNDQNQNIENVEQLIWTGNIPMLGNYLGVDFTGLKYDKPLKTIVVNMVVDVPPKSMGDLYYFFCYDKLFHTYRLTNFRNYCHGAGRNGGYPICMEMLMDDETVKMSDPSQIASHEYKLFGFLENSKILFSKAEFLDSGFPMPTVNNINNIRVIRNAIYDMNLDNVQLLGILAKDNLFFQTDVLIDVYQKMIWN is encoded by the coding sequence ATGACGGGAAAGATTGTAATAAGTGGTTCGGGTATTTCAGGATTGTTGTGCGCCCTACTTCTTTGCCTCAAAGGTCAAGGCGACAAGATAATTATTATTGAAAAAAACAATGAGCTAGGTGGTTTACTTAGGCGTTTTCATTATGGAGAATGGGGCGATTTTGATTATGGTATGCACAACTTACTAGAAACGGGTATCGATGAACTTGATGCCCTCCTTTTTAGTCTTTTGCCTGAAGAAGAATGGCAAATATTAGATGATAACAAACGCGATCTTGCGGGGATTTACTTTAATGGCAAACTCCAACAACACACACCTTACATAGACTTGCGAAGTCTTTCACAAGAAGATTATCATGCTTGCCTTGCAGATTTTTTGGCACATCTCGATAAGCAGAACCTAAAGAATGCTGCGGAAACTCATTTGACTGCATATGATTATGCTATACAGCGCTTTGGGGAATTATCAGCAAGCAAAACAATTCTTCCTTCTATTGAAAAAGTGCATAAGAAGAAAGCCTCTGAGCTTGATTTTATGGCAACCATATTCACCCCCATGACACGTCTTGCTTTCTGCGATGAAATTCTTGCTCGTGAATTAACTTTGTCACCTTTGCTCCGCGACCATATTGCTTGGTCTGACCAACGCACACTTCCCAAAGAGCGTACATCTGGGCGAAGAGCTCTTTATCCAATAAACTATGGTATGTACCGAATTGTGGAAGCGATCATTTATAGAATTAAAGATGCGGGTGCAAAAATATTCACTCGTTCAGAAATTATTGAACTTAAAAAAAGTAATGGAAAAGTTCGGAGTGTAACATTTAGCTGTAATGATCAGAATCAAAATATTGAAAATGTTGAACAACTGATCTGGACAGGAAATATCCCGATGTTGGGGAATTACCTCGGCGTAGATTTTACGGGTTTAAAATATGACAAGCCACTAAAAACAATCGTTGTCAATATGGTGGTAGACGTTCCTCCGAAATCGATGGGAGATCTATACTATTTTTTCTGTTACGATAAGCTATTTCATACTTATAGGCTTACCAATTTTAGGAATTATTGTCACGGTGCAGGTCGAAATGGTGGTTATCCCATTTGTATGGAGATGCTAATGGACGATGAAACAGTAAAAATGTCTGATCCATCTCAAATTGCTAGTCATGAGTATAAGCTTTTTGGCTTTTTAGAAAATTCAAAAATCCTTTTCTCCAAAGCTGAATTTCTAGATAGCGGATTTCCAATGCCTACAGTTAATAACATCAACAACATTAGAGTAATCCGTAACGCTATCTATGATATGAATTTGGACAATGTTCAACTTCTTGGGATACTAGCGAAAGACAATTTGTTTTTTCAGACGGATGTGCTTATTGACGTTTACCAAAAAATGATTTGGAATTAA
- a CDS encoding class I SAM-dependent methyltransferase, producing the protein MEKLSLGQISFYWRMTSKPNVPINPVPDFVEFEFDFLKDYQLIIQSRNEKTWTYLERIYRENYNVGYLQEGHSLADQYGGDFIACIESALAKYSPKAKRITEIGAGGGYILKKFKEKGYEVAMIDPSPIAAAKGKEFDIEVIPEFYPTQSSIPNSDVILHYDVLEHIPNPSDFISHHIANLNPNGIVVFAVPDCSPYIAFGDISMILHEHLNYFDAESLRNVVEAGGLEVLEILKGGYGGVLYCIARSSNANPQVWSSKSGTNKFNDFISSVKSLSSQLDQFITEGLMAGNTLGCYVPLRAIPYLSRIGVTSGFRFFDDDSGIYGKYFDGFPVPIENMNDLKENPVSHLIILSFAFGNKIRDRINEQISDHKINIFCLSDILPNL; encoded by the coding sequence ATGGAAAAACTATCTCTCGGACAGATTTCTTTTTATTGGCGGATGACATCAAAACCTAACGTCCCTATAAATCCTGTTCCTGATTTTGTTGAATTTGAATTCGATTTTCTTAAGGATTATCAACTTATTATTCAAAGTCGTAACGAGAAAACGTGGACTTATCTAGAAAGGATTTATCGTGAAAACTACAATGTAGGATATTTGCAAGAAGGGCATTCTCTAGCGGACCAATATGGCGGCGATTTTATTGCCTGTATCGAAAGCGCGTTAGCCAAGTATAGTCCAAAAGCAAAGCGGATTACAGAGATAGGAGCAGGTGGAGGCTATATTCTCAAAAAGTTTAAGGAGAAGGGCTATGAAGTAGCGATGATCGATCCTAGTCCTATTGCTGCTGCAAAAGGTAAAGAATTTGACATTGAGGTTATTCCTGAATTTTATCCAACTCAGAGTTCCATTCCCAACTCAGATGTTATCTTGCATTACGATGTCCTAGAGCATATTCCAAATCCATCTGATTTTATTTCTCACCATATTGCTAATCTTAACCCTAACGGAATAGTTGTCTTTGCTGTTCCAGATTGTTCGCCCTATATCGCATTTGGCGACATTTCAATGATTTTGCATGAGCATCTCAACTATTTTGATGCGGAATCATTGCGTAATGTAGTTGAGGCAGGAGGTCTAGAAGTATTAGAAATTCTTAAAGGTGGATATGGTGGTGTATTATATTGCATAGCTAGAAGTTCTAATGCTAATCCCCAGGTTTGGAGTTCAAAGAGTGGTACAAATAAATTTAATGATTTTATATCTAGTGTGAAGTCACTTAGCAGCCAGTTAGATCAATTTATAACTGAAGGTCTCATGGCAGGAAATACTCTTGGGTGTTATGTCCCTCTACGTGCTATTCCTTATCTTTCGAGAATTGGTGTGACTAGTGGGTTTCGCTTCTTTGATGATGATTCGGGTATTTACGGGAAATATTTTGATGGCTTCCCAGTTCCAATCGAGAATATGAATGATTTGAAAGAAAATCCAGTTTCGCATTTAATAATTCTGAGTTTTGCTTTTGGGAATAAAATCAGAGATCGTATTAATGAACAAATATCTGATCATAAGATAAACATTTTTTGTCTGAGCGATATACTACCAAATCTATGA
- a CDS encoding polysaccharide deacetylase WbmS family protein: MIIFTVDIDWANEIVIADTLNLFSSYNVRCTLFATHNSPVLNKCDRSFFEIGLHPNFNTLLQGKGGNPDNILDELQTIYPEAIGVRSHSLTQNGWLLDKFKEKGMCYEVNQFLPYHQGLKPFKLWNGLWRIPFNWEDDYHFAFGYDFEDTRIDLRDEGLNIFNFHPIHVFLNSENNIRYLAVKNNLENIDILNKMQNKSSTKGTRDVLISLLEYVHKNNINTLLLKNIYKSCEAINETLL; the protein is encoded by the coding sequence ATGATTATTTTTACTGTAGATATTGATTGGGCAAATGAAATTGTTATAGCTGATACACTCAATCTTTTTTCAAGTTACAACGTAAGATGTACTTTGTTTGCCACGCATAACTCCCCAGTATTAAATAAATGTGATCGTTCGTTTTTTGAAATAGGACTGCATCCAAACTTTAATACACTTCTACAAGGAAAAGGTGGAAACCCAGATAATATTTTAGACGAATTACAAACTATATATCCTGAAGCAATTGGTGTTCGCTCACATAGCCTTACTCAAAATGGCTGGTTGCTAGATAAATTTAAAGAAAAAGGTATGTGCTATGAAGTTAATCAATTTCTACCTTACCATCAAGGACTGAAACCATTTAAACTATGGAATGGCTTATGGCGTATTCCGTTTAACTGGGAAGATGATTATCATTTTGCATTTGGATATGATTTTGAAGATACCCGAATTGATCTTAGAGACGAAGGTTTGAATATCTTTAATTTTCATCCTATTCATGTTTTTCTTAATTCAGAAAACAATATTCGCTATCTTGCAGTAAAAAATAATCTTGAAAATATCGATATATTGAATAAAATGCAGAATAAATCAAGCACAAAAGGAACACGAGATGTTTTGATTTCACTACTCGAATATGTACATAAAAATAATATTAATACATTATTGCTTAAGAATATTTATAAGTCTTGTGAAGCTATTAACGAAACTTTACTATAA
- a CDS encoding methionyl-tRNA formyltransferase, whose translation MNDLIVGVGAALMRIAIIGRTEILYETALLLRKNGYEVVLIFTAKESLEYTKTSSDFLALADEWKIPFICSHHINEMIDVMQDMEPINIGVSLNYTGIIPQSIIDLFSMGILNAHGGDLPRYRGNACQSWAILNGESYVGLCIHKMIGGEIDSGDIIARDYYPLTLNTKVTEVHSWMSEKIPQLFVIALQKLEKNPNYFLEQQSKEPRDSLRCYPRKPEDGRINWDKSNVEILRLINACNRPYAGAFCEFKSKKVIIWDAELAIDENFLAISGQITFIGADFIEVATGRGKLRIKEIEIEGQLKNPSLVFRSIRQRLS comes from the coding sequence ATGAATGATCTTATTGTTGGAGTCGGAGCTGCGTTAATGCGTATTGCAATTATTGGTAGAACTGAAATTCTTTATGAAACTGCATTACTGCTGAGGAAAAATGGTTATGAAGTAGTTTTAATTTTTACAGCAAAAGAATCTCTTGAGTACACTAAAACCTCATCAGATTTTCTAGCACTTGCAGATGAGTGGAAAATACCATTTATTTGCAGTCATCACATTAATGAGATGATAGATGTTATGCAAGATATGGAACCTATAAATATTGGTGTTAGCCTAAACTATACTGGGATTATTCCACAGTCAATAATAGATCTTTTCTCAATGGGTATTCTCAACGCACACGGTGGTGATTTACCCCGTTATCGTGGTAATGCCTGCCAATCATGGGCAATTTTAAATGGAGAAAGTTATGTAGGCTTGTGCATTCATAAAATGATTGGTGGTGAAATTGATAGCGGTGATATTATTGCGCGTGATTACTATCCACTAACTCTTAATACCAAAGTTACTGAAGTTCACTCATGGATGAGTGAGAAAATTCCTCAACTATTTGTGATCGCTCTGCAAAAACTTGAAAAAAATCCCAACTATTTTTTAGAGCAACAATCTAAAGAGCCTAGAGATTCATTACGTTGTTATCCGCGCAAGCCAGAAGATGGTCGAATAAATTGGGATAAGAGTAATGTAGAGATTTTACGACTTATTAATGCTTGTAATAGACCTTACGCAGGTGCATTTTGTGAATTTAAAAGCAAAAAAGTAATCATTTGGGATGCTGAATTAGCCATAGATGAAAACTTTTTAGCAATATCAGGACAGATTACTTTTATAGGTGCTGATTTTATTGAAGTTGCAACGGGTAGGGGTAAGTTGAGAATTAAAGAAATTGAAATAGAAGGACAATTAAAAAATCCAAGTCTTGTCTTTCGTTCCATTAGACAAAGACTATCTTGA
- a CDS encoding class I SAM-dependent methyltransferase → MTNLNNTEESFRNKWSNNPDTAFLETLRENSDIFNWILTRNGFKNKQSLQNFLSAKKKILDAGCGNGRVTALLRKYSDPIVTKIVGFDIVSSEIAKENLSGSENIFFYKKDLLEDLSDLGQFDFIYCQEVLHHTNNPKQSFLNLVDLLENEGEIAIYVYKQKAPVREFVDDFIREKIAGLPYEEAMKISEQITMFGRALAEQNKLIKVPTVEILGIEGGEYDIQRLIYHFFMKCFWNAEMSMRDNIVINYDWYHPQNCTRHTVEEIRGWFENANLYVTHEYVDFYGITMRGSKK, encoded by the coding sequence ATGACTAATCTCAACAATACTGAAGAAAGTTTTAGGAACAAATGGTCTAATAATCCTGATACAGCTTTTTTAGAAACACTTCGTGAAAATTCAGATATTTTTAATTGGATTTTGACTAGAAATGGATTTAAAAACAAGCAATCTTTACAAAACTTTCTGTCTGCGAAGAAAAAAATCCTAGATGCTGGTTGTGGCAATGGTAGAGTTACTGCATTACTAAGAAAGTATTCCGATCCTATTGTAACAAAAATAGTTGGGTTTGATATAGTCTCTTCTGAGATTGCAAAAGAAAATCTATCAGGCAGTGAAAATATCTTTTTTTACAAGAAGGATCTTTTAGAAGACTTATCTGATTTAGGTCAGTTTGATTTTATCTATTGTCAAGAAGTTCTTCACCATACAAATAATCCAAAACAATCATTTCTTAATTTAGTTGATTTACTTGAAAATGAGGGAGAAATTGCAATTTATGTATACAAGCAAAAAGCTCCAGTCCGTGAATTTGTGGATGATTTTATAAGAGAAAAAATAGCAGGCTTGCCATATGAAGAAGCAATGAAGATCTCTGAACAAATTACTATGTTTGGTAGGGCTTTGGCTGAACAAAATAAGTTAATAAAAGTACCTACTGTTGAAATTTTAGGAATAGAGGGGGGGGAATATGACATTCAAAGATTAATTTATCATTTCTTTATGAAATGCTTTTGGAATGCTGAAATGTCAATGAGAGATAATATTGTAATCAACTATGATTGGTATCACCCGCAAAATTGCACTAGACATACTGTTGAAGAGATAAGAGGATGGTTTGAAAATGCCAACTTGTACGTAACTCACGAGTATGTTGATTTCTATGGCATTACTATGCGAGGTTCAAAAAAATAA
- a CDS encoding NAD-dependent epimerase/dehydratase family protein, whose translation MMPRILITGGTGFIGNHLLTRLQQRFQIYAFTRNIAATSNNDAVHWIEQDLTKPLDFKLLPESIDGVVHLAQSKDYRSFPEMAIEVFQINTYSTIQLLDYARKANAKTFILASTGGLYGYGELPFQEEEIIHPEEFHKMPLSHYFASKFAAELFVKSYQNLFSTIICRFFFVYGARQSGQLVANLIRKIQSGESISVAGNPGIMMNPICVFDAVRVIESALLSTESGIFNISGDEKVTVTDLVHLISKVTGKSSEIVYNSDITTGNVLGDNAKMKKILGVYPQISLLEGLRMMID comes from the coding sequence ATGATGCCACGGATACTGATTACTGGTGGAACTGGGTTTATCGGGAATCACCTTCTTACAAGATTGCAGCAAAGATTTCAAATATATGCTTTTACGAGAAATATAGCTGCTACTTCTAATAATGACGCAGTTCATTGGATTGAGCAAGACCTAACCAAGCCTCTGGATTTTAAATTATTGCCTGAAAGTATTGATGGAGTGGTACATCTTGCTCAGTCCAAAGATTATCGCTCTTTTCCAGAAATGGCAATAGAAGTTTTTCAGATAAATACTTATAGTACTATTCAATTATTAGATTATGCGAGAAAAGCTAATGCTAAAACTTTTATTTTAGCATCCACAGGTGGGCTTTATGGCTATGGAGAATTACCATTTCAAGAAGAAGAAATAATTCATCCTGAAGAGTTCCACAAGATGCCCCTTTCACATTATTTTGCATCGAAATTTGCTGCAGAGCTATTTGTTAAAAGCTATCAGAACTTATTCTCAACTATTATTTGTAGATTCTTTTTTGTCTATGGCGCTAGACAAAGTGGACAACTTGTAGCCAATCTTATAAGAAAAATACAGTCTGGAGAATCAATATCAGTCGCAGGTAACCCAGGAATTATGATGAATCCTATCTGCGTTTTTGATGCTGTCAGAGTTATTGAATCTGCACTCCTTTCAACAGAGTCTGGGATATTCAACATTTCTGGCGATGAAAAAGTAACAGTTACCGATCTCGTCCATCTGATCTCTAAAGTAACTGGAAAATCATCAGAAATTGTTTATAATTCAGATATTACAACTGGTAATGTATTAGGGGATAACGCAAAAATGAAAAAAATATTAGGCGTGTATCCACAGATATCATTGTTAGAAGGACTACGTATGATGATTGATTAG
- a CDS encoding GNAT family N-acetyltransferase, which translates to MQEDLSILFTWINNREQILLNSSYKPVSEIQHQEWFDSQSIKKDSFIFGIRLIEKNQLIGSCQLHSIHPIHKSAELQIRIGEPSYRRLGYGTQALKLLLYFAFYDLNLNRIFLQVFQDNIAALKVYSKIGFLKEGVLRQSAYIDGKYIDVIIMGLLRDDYIVQ; encoded by the coding sequence TTGCAAGAAGATTTGTCTATTTTATTTACTTGGATAAATAACCGAGAGCAAATATTGCTTAATTCTTCCTATAAACCAGTTTCTGAAATACAGCATCAAGAGTGGTTTGATTCCCAAAGTATTAAGAAAGACTCCTTTATCTTTGGTATTCGATTAATAGAAAAAAATCAATTGATTGGCTCTTGTCAATTACATAGTATTCATCCAATCCATAAATCTGCTGAGTTACAAATTCGTATTGGTGAACCAAGTTATCGTAGACTGGGGTACGGAACACAAGCATTAAAGCTTCTCTTGTATTTTGCATTTTACGATCTAAATTTAAATCGGATCTTCTTACAAGTTTTTCAAGATAATATAGCAGCTTTGAAAGTCTACAGTAAAATTGGTTTTCTCAAAGAAGGTGTTTTACGACAGTCAGCGTATATTGATGGTAAATATATAGATGTTATTATTATGGGGCTTCTTAGAGATGATTATATTGTGCAATAA